From the Lathyrus oleraceus cultivar Zhongwan6 chromosome 4, CAAS_Psat_ZW6_1.0, whole genome shotgun sequence genome, one window contains:
- the LOC127074156 gene encoding 14 kDa proline-rich protein DC2.15, with protein sequence MASKVAIILALNILFFTAVTSNYVPCPPPPPTGDNHHHSHPKNPTCPRDTIKLGVCADILGLINVQLGKPPKTPCCSLIDGLANLEAAVCLCTALKANVLGINLNLPINLSIILNYCGKGVPKGFVCGY encoded by the coding sequence ATGGCTTCCAAGGTTGCTATAATCCTTGCCCTAAACATCCTCTTTTTCACTGCTGTAACCTCCAACTATGTTCCATGTCCTCCACCACCCCCAACAGGTGACAATCACCACCACTCACATCCAAAGAATCCAACATGTCCTAGAGACACAATTAAGCTTGGCGTGTGTGCTGATATATTAGGTTTGATTAATGTTCAACTTGGTAAACCACCAAAGACCCCATGCTGTTCTCTCATCGATGGTCTTGCTAATCTTGAAGCTGCTGTGTGTCTTTGCACTGCTCTTAAGGCTAATGTTCTAGGGATTAACCTTAATCTTCCTATTAATTTGAGCATAATACTTAATTACTGTGGAAAGGGAGTTCCAAAGGGATTTGTTTGCGGTTATTAA
- the LOC127074154 gene encoding 36.4 kDa proline-rich protein codes for MLSSKSKALFFIFKILILNIITPVMIHACGTCTPNPPKHPKHPPHHGGGKGRPIVIPPPVVVVPPIIVTPPLLPPPTIIYPPPTVSPVFPPPAIQPTCPIDALKLGLCLDVLGGLVHVGIGNPAENVCCPVIQGLVDLEAAICLCTVIRAKVLNLNIFLPLALQLLVTCGKTPPPGFVCPPL; via the coding sequence atgctaTCATCAAAATCAAAAGCTCTATTTTTCATCTTCAAGATATTAATATTGAATATCATCACACCAGTGATGATACATGCATGTGGAACATGCACACCAAATCCACCGAAACATCCAAAACATCCACCGCATCACGGCGGAGGAAAAGGACGGCCAATAGTGATTCCTCCTCCTGTTGTTGTCGTGCCGCCCATAATCGTCACTCCACCACTGCTACCACCTCCGACGATCATATATCCTCCACCAACAGTCTCTCCTGTTTTTCCTCCACCAGCAATTCAACCGACTTGTCCAATCGACGCACTCAAACTTGGACTTTGTTTGGATGTTCTTGGAGGCCTTGTTCATGTTGGAATCGGAAACCCTGCGGAGAATGTGTGTTGTCCTGTTATTCAAGGATTGGTTGATCTCGAAGCTGCTATTTGTCTTTGTACTGTTATTAGGGCTAAGGTTCTTAATCTCAATATTTTCCTTCCTCTTGCTCTTCAACTTTTAGTCACTTGTGGGAAAACTCCTCCTCCTGGTTTTGTTTGTCCACCTCTCTAA